One window of the Chitinophaga niabensis genome contains the following:
- a CDS encoding alpha/beta fold hydrolase: MNKHVIASISIAVVMAVIASCQQPGTKETPKTEPKDSLSTQQLKPTDSGYADVNGLKLYYEVYGAGKPIVLLHGSFMNIPMNWAQIIPQFAKNRKVIVAEMQAHGRTKDIPREFSYESMADDVSGLLKHLKVDSADVLGYSMGGGVAFQFAVRHPEQLRRLVVLSGTYKHDGWWPDVEAMYGTINADMFKGSPIEQQYLSYGNDSAHFPEFIKKVMSIDLKPYDWSKEVKNIKAPIFMAIGDADGVRYEHALELFRAKGGGKMGDIHGLPTSRLAIIPGTTHIGMMLHMDWMIPMINDFLDSDLNAPPPTF; the protein is encoded by the coding sequence ATGAATAAGCATGTTATAGCCAGTATCTCAATTGCAGTTGTTATGGCAGTGATCGCATCCTGCCAGCAGCCAGGTACAAAGGAAACACCAAAAACAGAACCCAAAGATTCACTCAGCACACAGCAGCTCAAACCCACTGATAGCGGTTATGCTGATGTAAACGGCTTAAAGCTCTATTATGAAGTATATGGAGCAGGCAAACCAATAGTTTTGCTCCACGGCTCCTTCATGAATATTCCCATGAATTGGGCGCAGATCATCCCCCAGTTTGCTAAAAACAGGAAAGTAATAGTTGCAGAAATGCAGGCTCACGGCCGCACAAAGGATATACCCAGGGAGTTTAGTTATGAAAGCATGGCAGACGATGTATCCGGGCTGCTCAAACACCTCAAGGTAGACAGTGCAGATGTATTGGGATACAGCATGGGAGGTGGTGTGGCTTTCCAGTTCGCAGTACGCCATCCTGAGCAGTTACGCCGGCTGGTGGTATTATCAGGTACCTATAAGCATGATGGATGGTGGCCTGATGTAGAAGCAATGTATGGTACCATAAATGCAGATATGTTTAAAGGCTCACCGATAGAACAACAATACCTCAGTTATGGTAACGATTCGGCTCATTTCCCGGAATTTATAAAAAAGGTGATGAGCATAGACCTGAAGCCATACGATTGGTCTAAGGAAGTAAAAAACATCAAGGCGCCGATATTCATGGCTATTGGAGATGCAGATGGCGTACGATATGAACATGCACTGGAACTCTTCCGCGCCAAAGGTGGTGGAAAAATGGGAGATATACACGGGCTGCCTACATCCCGGCTGGCTATTATACCAGGTACTACGCACATAGGTATGATGCTGCATATGGATTGGATGATACCCATGATCAATGATTTCCTGGATTCAGATCTGAATGCTCCTCCCCCAACCTTCTAG
- a CDS encoding alpha/beta fold hydrolase produces MKKQVLFIHGGGDDGYGEDAKLAASLQKELGDDYEITYPQMPSIDDSPDFGWLKQIEEEISRLKDGAFWVGHSLGASMLLKYLSENKVQKKAAGIFLIAPPFWHGKEEWKQGLKLQKDFAENLPKAFPIFVYYCLDDEVVPQDQFATYKQQMPWATFREIESGGHQLDNNLTPVSTDIKSL; encoded by the coding sequence ATGAAAAAACAGGTGCTTTTTATCCACGGCGGAGGCGATGATGGTTACGGCGAAGACGCAAAGCTGGCAGCATCACTACAAAAGGAATTAGGAGATGATTATGAGATCACCTACCCTCAGATGCCCTCTATTGACGATTCTCCTGATTTTGGCTGGCTGAAGCAAATTGAGGAAGAGATCAGCCGTCTCAAAGACGGTGCATTTTGGGTGGGGCATTCATTAGGGGCGTCCATGCTGCTAAAATACCTCTCCGAAAATAAAGTACAGAAAAAAGCAGCCGGTATCTTCCTGATAGCTCCCCCATTCTGGCATGGTAAAGAGGAATGGAAGCAGGGTTTGAAACTTCAGAAAGACTTTGCGGAAAATCTTCCAAAAGCATTCCCGATCTTCGTTTATTACTGCCTCGACGATGAAGTAGTGCCTCAGGATCAATTTGCAACCTACAAACAGCAAATGCCATGGGCCACCTTTCGCGAAATTGAAAGCGGCGGACATCAGTTGGATAATAACCTTACCCCCGTATCAACGGATATCAAAAGCCTGTAA
- a CDS encoding terpene synthase family protein produces the protein MSKTISDEEFYAGLLDLPKPAYPFPDFIHPDFQQQREEYYDWIDREYTLHSKEAREKHKLHNLTDIAARGCPFLNSLAELRPLANYAANGAMMDDYLDRCSRNEMNEIGKRIMALLSGEDADEPTDNGIFHQFWILRQDAIKCGMPERLYKNFVAAIRRVFVGYAEEKVYYKANVPPPLAVYLIIREDTSGALPFCKYIAMQKDYRRLPDDILEHPHILRLHTLCAWLIGIHNDFISLPKELHREGDTMNLIKVVQHEYKVSIREAYMMALEMHDNYLKEFMLLHEHLPPFGEWRDMVYDYVQDLGISVAGVYAWHTNDRFRYNKGGYVDGEFVSREQ, from the coding sequence ATGTCAAAGACAATTTCAGACGAAGAATTTTATGCAGGATTACTTGACCTCCCTAAGCCAGCATATCCTTTTCCCGATTTTATACACCCGGATTTTCAACAACAGCGGGAAGAATACTATGATTGGATTGACAGGGAGTATACTTTACATAGCAAAGAAGCCCGCGAGAAACATAAGTTACATAATTTGACGGATATAGCCGCGCGTGGCTGTCCTTTTTTAAATTCACTCGCAGAATTAAGGCCTCTTGCCAATTACGCAGCCAACGGCGCCATGATGGATGATTATTTGGATCGTTGTTCGAGAAATGAGATGAATGAGATCGGAAAACGCATAATGGCCCTGTTATCCGGAGAAGATGCTGATGAACCAACTGATAATGGAATATTCCACCAGTTCTGGATACTCAGGCAGGATGCTATTAAATGCGGAATGCCGGAACGTTTGTATAAAAATTTTGTAGCTGCCATACGCAGGGTATTTGTTGGTTATGCAGAGGAGAAAGTATATTACAAGGCTAATGTTCCTCCGCCGCTTGCTGTTTACCTGATCATCAGGGAAGATACAAGCGGAGCCCTTCCGTTCTGTAAATACATAGCTATGCAGAAGGATTACCGCCGGTTGCCGGATGATATATTGGAGCACCCGCACATTTTACGGCTCCACACGCTTTGCGCTTGGCTGATAGGCATACATAACGACTTTATTTCCCTTCCCAAAGAGCTGCACAGGGAGGGAGATACCATGAACCTCATAAAAGTAGTACAGCATGAATATAAAGTATCCATCAGGGAAGCCTATATGATGGCGCTGGAGATGCATGATAACTACCTAAAGGAATTTATGCTGCTGCATGAACATCTGCCTCCGTTTGGAGAATGGCGGGATATGGTTTATGATTATGTGCAGGACCTGGGTATATCAGTTGCCGGTGTTTATGCCTGGCATACGAACGACAGGTTCCGTTATAACAAGGGGGGCTATGTAGATGGCGAATTTGTGAGCCGTGAACAGTGA
- a CDS encoding OmpA family protein, which produces MIRRSLTFIATITLAGSLYAQEQKSVLRLADEAYAREEYALASALYQRQANKKTPVALLMKIAHSYQEIGRFQEAAGYYQQIIAKPDHPAAASFAYGEILRQLEQYDAAKQQYALFSSGNADSIKLKEIALRSCDSAMIWIKTPAPLLLQPVKTLNTSGSDLVSSIAGQRLVIMSNGYRKLFSSGISETDKRTQQPFYKAYVYQQYLEELLPEVFSKYDYHIGPVSLSKAEDTLYATINIQGKNVQNSTRELQLWQSVKIDGKWSGLALLSGINLAGYSSSHAVLNTAGNILYFVSDRPGGLGQSDIWYCEKQADGTWSAPVNCGDKINTVASETFPTINEEGVLYFSSKGHTGFGGYDIFRAKGEKANWATAENIKAPFNSGADDIGFVLKDNRTEAYLSSNKQGGAGSDDIYHFTDPDLLNRLNGIKATDVITHNNQPQGTSSTGTGTGTLTGGQKQLTAAEEADKRSLEQLKFLYDYNSTRLLPESQRVLDKVAEIMARNPDWKLVVLSFADSRGADQYNLDLSARRCYAAIEYLVNKGIDLKRCYYANKGESAPVNKCKDGVPCKEEEYQQNRRSELQVMW; this is translated from the coding sequence ATGATACGACGTAGTTTAACTTTTATCGCAACCATAACGCTGGCTGGCAGCCTGTATGCACAGGAGCAGAAAAGTGTGCTCAGGCTGGCCGATGAAGCATATGCGCGGGAAGAATATGCACTGGCCAGTGCCCTGTACCAACGGCAGGCCAATAAAAAAACACCGGTAGCGCTGCTCATGAAGATAGCACATAGCTACCAGGAGATCGGCCGTTTCCAGGAAGCTGCCGGTTACTACCAGCAGATCATTGCAAAACCAGATCATCCTGCTGCAGCTTCTTTTGCCTACGGTGAAATATTGCGGCAACTGGAACAATACGATGCTGCAAAGCAGCAATATGCACTGTTCTCTTCCGGAAATGCGGATAGCATCAAACTGAAAGAAATAGCACTACGCAGTTGCGATAGCGCCATGATCTGGATTAAAACGCCCGCTCCTCTCCTGCTGCAACCTGTGAAAACGCTGAACACAAGCGGGTCTGATCTGGTGAGCAGTATAGCGGGTCAACGGCTGGTGATAATGTCCAACGGGTACCGCAAGTTATTTTCCAGCGGTATTTCGGAAACGGACAAGCGTACCCAGCAGCCTTTTTATAAAGCCTACGTTTACCAGCAATACCTGGAAGAGTTACTGCCGGAAGTATTTTCAAAATATGATTATCATATTGGGCCTGTATCTCTGAGCAAGGCGGAAGATACCCTCTATGCAACGATCAATATCCAGGGGAAAAATGTACAGAACAGTACCCGTGAGCTACAGCTCTGGCAATCTGTTAAAATTGATGGTAAATGGAGCGGGCTGGCATTGTTATCAGGCATTAACTTAGCAGGGTACTCCTCCAGTCATGCTGTACTGAATACAGCAGGCAATATCCTCTACTTCGTATCAGACCGCCCGGGCGGCCTGGGACAATCGGATATCTGGTATTGTGAAAAACAGGCTGATGGCACCTGGAGTGCACCTGTTAATTGCGGGGATAAGATCAATACCGTTGCGTCAGAAACATTCCCTACCATCAATGAAGAAGGCGTACTCTACTTCTCCAGTAAAGGGCATACTGGTTTCGGCGGATATGATATCTTCCGTGCGAAAGGGGAAAAAGCAAACTGGGCAACAGCTGAGAATATAAAAGCACCTTTCAACTCTGGTGCCGACGATATCGGTTTTGTGCTAAAAGATAACCGAACAGAAGCCTACCTGTCTTCCAACAAACAGGGCGGCGCAGGCAGTGATGATATCTATCACTTTACAGATCCTGATCTTCTCAACAGGCTCAATGGCATTAAAGCAACAGATGTTATCACGCATAACAACCAGCCTCAGGGCACAAGCAGTACCGGTACCGGAACAGGTACCCTAACAGGCGGCCAAAAACAGCTTACCGCCGCCGAAGAAGCTGATAAACGCAGTCTGGAACAGCTGAAGTTCTTATATGACTACAACAGCACCCGCCTGTTACCGGAATCTCAGCGAGTGCTCGATAAGGTTGCAGAAATAATGGCCCGCAACCCCGATTGGAAGCTCGTGGTATTATCGTTTGCAGACAGCCGTGGTGCAGATCAATATAACCTTGACCTCTCTGCACGGCGCTGCTACGCTGCCATTGAATACCTCGTAAATAAAGGCATTGATCTGAAACGGTGCTATTATGCGAACAAAGGAGAAAGCGCACCTGTAAATAAGTGTAAGGATGGCGTTCCTTGTAAGGAGGAAGAATACCAGCAGAACAGGCGCTCAGAACTACAGGTTATGTGGTAA
- a CDS encoding PorP/SprF family type IX secretion system membrane protein, producing the protein MQKILKAVITALLLIPGACATAQQNIQFSQYVFNGLSVNPAYAGYKEDLYLNATYRHQWAGFPGAPRTGGISLDGVTPASEGRVGLGGQVLFDKLGPQESIAFYGSYSYRIPLDAENTRRICFGIGAGVTQYSIDGSALQYVDNDDQAIPTGKTSTWVPDARFGIYYYTSKFYAGVSVMDLFSLYSDASRYNWKGNNYSTIRKTQHMYLTAGTVFPLGEGLQLKPSFLLKEDFKGPTSVDLNAFLLIGEKLWIGGSYRTNVNIWKKTALQRDLQEQNAASAMIEFYATPQLRIGYSYDLNVNKMAGYQGGSHEMSIGYLIPSKKFTVQNPRYF; encoded by the coding sequence ATGCAAAAAATACTCAAGGCAGTGATAACAGCTTTGCTCCTCATCCCGGGAGCCTGCGCAACAGCGCAGCAGAACATACAGTTCAGTCAGTATGTTTTCAACGGGCTCAGTGTTAACCCTGCTTATGCAGGTTATAAGGAAGACCTCTACCTGAATGCCACCTACCGTCATCAATGGGCGGGTTTCCCTGGTGCACCACGCACCGGGGGCATATCCCTGGATGGTGTAACGCCTGCCAGCGAGGGCAGGGTTGGCCTGGGCGGACAGGTACTGTTCGATAAACTCGGGCCACAGGAATCAATTGCATTCTATGGTTCCTATTCCTATCGCATTCCGCTGGATGCGGAAAACACGCGCCGCATCTGCTTTGGTATTGGCGCAGGTGTAACCCAGTATTCCATTGATGGTTCTGCATTACAGTACGTGGATAACGATGACCAGGCCATCCCTACAGGCAAAACCAGCACCTGGGTACCCGATGCGCGCTTTGGCATCTATTACTATACTTCGAAATTCTATGCAGGTGTTTCTGTAATGGACCTGTTCTCCCTTTATTCAGATGCTTCGCGGTATAACTGGAAAGGGAATAACTACTCCACCATCCGCAAAACGCAACACATGTATCTTACAGCAGGTACTGTGTTCCCGCTCGGTGAAGGTCTTCAGCTGAAACCTTCCTTTCTTTTGAAAGAAGATTTCAAAGGGCCCACCAGCGTAGACCTCAATGCTTTCCTGCTGATCGGCGAAAAACTGTGGATAGGTGGTTCTTACCGCACGAATGTGAACATCTGGAAAAAGACAGCTTTACAACGCGACCTCCAGGAACAGAACGCAGCCAGCGCCATGATTGAATTCTACGCTACCCCGCAACTGCGCATCGGTTATTCCTATGATCTGAACGTAAACAAAATGGCAGGTTACCAGGGCGGTTCACATGAAATGTCTATCGGATACCTGATCCCTTCCAAAAAATTCACGGTACAGAATCCAAGGTATTTTTAA